CACCACGTTGGTCAGAGCAGTCTGTCGCTAAACCGTCACTCAACACCTCCCTCGTTCGACAACTCCGCGTCCGACCGTTAAGACAATTTACCCCACGCGGAGGATGCTCCTTTGCGATTACGAACAAGTGCAAGTGCAGTGCTGGGAAGACACGCGCGCTTCTATTTTGACTATTCTCGCCCAACTACGCGAATAACCCCCCCTGAAAACGATCGAGCTCCAAGTTCGCAGACCGCTCACAACTACGCTCCAAAAAGGGGCACGCCGACCTCGCCGCTGGCGGAGCCCCCTCACAAACCAACAAGATGGCTGGTGGAAACATCAAGGTGGTTGTTCGGTGCCGGCCGTTCAACTCCCGAGGTAGGTTATTTATTCTTGTCATGCCGGACGGGTCTCTGTCTGGATGTCGATGATGAAGGCGCCAGGAAAGCTCACAGTTGTGGACTCTTGTAGAAAAGGATCGCGGAGCAAAATGTATCGTCGAGATGCGAGGCAACCAGACCATTCTTACGGCACCAGAAGGCGCAAACAAAAAGGACCAGGGCCAGAAAGTCTTCGCATTCGATAGATCATACTGGTCTTTCGACAAAGAGGCACCGAATTATGCCGGCCAGTCAAATCTACACACAGACTTGGGAATACCGCTACTAGATAATGCATTCCAGGGATACAACAACTGCATTTTCGCATACGGACAAACAGGTTCCGGAAAGTCGTACTCCATGATGGGATATGGAAAAGACTACGGTATCATGCGCTTGATTTGCCAGGACATGTTTGAACGGATCGGCAAGTTGCAGACGGACTCGAATTCCAAGTGCACCGTCGAGGTGTCATATCTCGAAATCTACAACGAGCGCGTTCGAGATCTGCTCAATCCGAGCACCAAGAGCAACCTCAAAGTCAGAGAGCACCCGTCGACAGGACCCTACGTCGAAGACTTGGCCAAGCTGGCCGTCAGCAGTTTCCAGGAGATTGAGCATCTGATGGACGAAGGAAACAAGGCCAGAACGGTCGCCGCCACCAACATGAACGAAACTTCAAGTCGAAGTCACGCTGTGTTTACCTTGATGCTGACGCAGAAGAGTTTTGATGTCGAGACCAACATGGCAATGGAAAAAGTCGCAAAGATTAGTCTGGTGGATTTAGCCGGTTCTGAAAGAGCAACATCCACCGGAGCTACCGGCGCGCGTCTCAAGGAAGGTGCTGAGATCAACCGATCGCTCTCCACGTTGGGACGTGTCATCGCAGCCTTGGCCGACCTGTCGActggcaagaagaagaagggcggTGCTACTGGCCAGGTGCCATATCGTGATTCAGTACTCACATGGCTGTTAAAGGACTCGCTAGGAGGAAACAGTATGACCGCCATGATAGCAGCCATCAGTCCAGCAGATATCAACTTTGACGAAACGCTCAGTACACTTCGGTACGCCGACTCGGCTAAACGTATCAAGAACCACGCGGTTGTCAACGAAGACGCCAACGCACGCATGATCAGAGAACTGAAGGAGGAATTAGCCATGCTCAAGACCAAGCtcggaggaggcggcggcggtggtggtgctggtggaAGCGGCTCGGCCGTACCTCCAGATGAGATTTACGCCGAGGGTACACCTTTGGAACAGCAGATCGTCAGCATCACAGCAGCAGATGGAACCGTCAAAAAGGTTTCAAAAGCTGAGATCGCCGAGCAGCTGAGCCAAAGCGAGAAGCTGTTGACGGATCTCAACCAGACTTGGGAAGAAAAGTTACAGAAAACCGAGGAAATTCACAAAGAACGTGAGGCTGCGCTGGAAGAATTGGGTATCAACATCGAGAAAGGTTTTATTGGGCTGAGCACACCCAAGAAGATTCCGCATTTGGTCAACTTGTCGGACGACCCGCTATTGGCTGAATGTCTGGTATACAACCTCAAACCCGGAACAACAATTGTCGGAAACGTCGAGTCGAATGGAGAGCACCAGGCAAACATCCGCCTGAATGGTTCTGGCATTCTGCACGAACACTGCATCTTCGACAATGCGCAAGACGGGACCGTTACTCTGATACCGCAACCCGGAGCCGCCGTCATGGTTAATGGCAAGCGCATAGCAGAACCTAAACAGCTCCATTCCGGGTACCGAGTTATTCTTGGCGACTTTCACATCTTTCGATTTAACCACCCCATGGAAGCAAGAGCGGAGCGAACAGAACAGAGTCTCCTACGCCAGTCACTCACTGCCAGCCAACTGCAGAATCTTGACAAGGCCACATCGCCCATGGCGGCCAAATACGGACATGCCAGGAGCGTTAGCAAGGCAGGATCTGACTTTGGGGCTGATAGCCGGCCAGACTCGCCGGGTCCGTTTCAGCGGGATGGGCGCGACAACGATTGGTCGTTTGCGCGGCGAGAGGCTGCGTCCGCTATACTCGGCTCCGACCAAAACATCACAAATCTGACTGACGAGGAGCTGAATGGGCTGTTTGAAAAGCTCCTCAAGGAACGAGAAGAGCGAGTAAATGGCCGCGATGGAGAAGATGAGACAGAGTCCATGTCGTCCTACCCTATGCGCGAGAAGTACCTTTCGACTGGCACTATCGACAACTTCTCACTGGACACGGCCCTGACGATTCCCTCAACCCCCAGGCAAGGCGAGGGGGACGAAAAGCTGCGCGAAGCTCAGGAGGAGATGCAGTCGCAGCTGGAGAAGCGGAAAGAGGAATTTCAGGGCCAGCTCAAAACCGCCGAGGCGGCAAATGTCGAGGTCGAGGAGATCAGGAAGGAGAAGGCACGGATGGAGGATGAGCTCGTAACTCTCAAGGCCGAAATGCAGAAACAGCTCGAGGTTCAGCGCAAGACTTTTGAGGACAAGATTGAAAGGCTCGACCCGCTGAAGCGACCAAAGGCCAATCCCAAGCTGTCCGAAGCTGAGATTAAGCGTGCAAAGGATGTGGTTAAGCACTGGAAGAACCGGCGATATGTCCACATGGCCGAGACTTTGCTGCAAAACGCATCCACCTTGAAGGAGGCGCAGGTGATGAGCCAGGAACTTGAAGAACACGTTTCCTTCCAatttaccgttgtggatgtGGGCCATGTGTTGTGTTCGTCGTATGACATGGTTCTCAATGGCCTGCCGGGCGAGGGTGACGATGTTGCCCTCGAGGAGGCACCCAAGCCGTGCATTGGCGTTCGAGTCATTGACTACAGAGACAGCTCTGTTCGGCTTTGGAGTTTGGAGAAACTCCACGATCGTGTTCGGCAGATGCGGCAGATGTACCAGTACCTTGACGAGCCCGAGTATTCACAGCACCTCAGCTTTGACAACCCCTTTGTTGAGAACTGCATGCCGCAGTATACACTGGTCGGCGAGACAGATGTGCCTCTGCGCGCCGTGTTTGAGAGCCGCGTTCAGGACTTCACCCTTGATGTCCTGTCGCCGCATACATCCCATGTCATTGGCATCATCAAGCTCTCGCTGGAACCGTCGAGCGCTAGGGCACCGTCCAACACTCTCAAGTTCAACGTTGTCATGAGCGAGATGGTCGGTTTTGCCGAGCGCGAGGGCACAGAAGTGCATGCCCAGCTCTTCATCCCTGGCGTGTCGGAAGAAGATGGTGTCACTACGACACAGATGATCAGCGACTTTGACGAGGGCCCCATCAGATTCGAGAGCGTTCATAGCATGAGCGTACCTCTGTTTGGGTCACAGGGCATCAGCCTCCGGATCGCAATCTTCGCCAAGGTTTCAACCATGCATCTCGACAAACTTCTTAGCTGGGACGACATGAGGGATGCGGTTCCGGTGTCCAGGGGGAAGCAGAAAGCCGCTAGGATATCCGAGAGCCACTTTTACACAGAGGAAAAGCACGACTTGCTTGCGAGAGTCCAGATTATGGAAATGGACGAGAACGGCGAGTACCTCCCTGTCGAGGTGACTCAAACCAGCGAACTCGATGCGGGGACATTCCAGCTTCATCAGGGTTTGCAGAGGCGCATTGCCATCAATCTGAGTCACAGCTCTGGGGATGCCCTTCCGTGGGACGATATTATGTCTGTAAAAGTTGGCAAGATTCAGCTCGTCGATCACGCTGGAAAGACGCCTGATATGGGCAATATTACGCCAGACATCGCAATGAAGCTTGCGTCAAAGCCTGTCTTCCGTCAGAATGCAAACGGCACCCGCAATGTGACCATGATTGGCCAATGGGACTCTTCGCTCCACGGATCGCTGCTGCTCGACCGCGTCACTGCAGACAAGTATAAGGTTCAGATGAGCATCTCATGGGAGGTCGCGTCGGAAAAGCTCGCCGAGCCAATGAAGTTCTCCATGAATGTCTTTTGCCAGATAATGTCACGCAACTTTGTGCGTCAGTCGTCACTGCTCTCGTCTTTGTGGCAGAGTGTTCGAATCGTCAAGTCGACAACGGGAATTTTCACTATGTCCATGCGACCTGCACCTATCAAGCGTGTAGGGGACATTTGGCGCCTCAACAGCCAGCATGATTACGTCAAGGGCGAGGAGACCCTGACAAGCTGGACCCCGCGCGGCGTTTCTCTCATCAGTGACTTCATAGCTTCCAAGAGAAAGCGCAGACGGATTGCAGAGGTTGGGGCTGTGCAGAACTTTGTGAGAAGGATTGGATACCCTCAGCCTAGGATACAGCCGCTTACAGACGATGATGCTCTCGACGAGGACATTCCACCACCCAAGCTACCTGATGACATTGAATCAATCAATGAGCTGCTCCAGGACACACCGGAGGTTTCTCAGGTTCTCTCACCGCCCGCGGAAACCAATGGCGAGGCTGAGCCTAAGACACCCACAGATGCCGGTAGCGAAGGGGAGGCCGGGATCGAGCCCGAGCCCGAGGCTGAAGAACCTACACTGACCATATCTGACTTGGCTGCTGTGAAACCCGAGTATGACGAACGCGAATCAGCCCTTTTGACAAAATGCTATGAGCTACTGAAGCCGCATCCGGATCCGCTGCAAGCTATTCTGAGTCCACTCAACACCTCACCTCCCGCAAACGGGGTGACAGAAGCGCCCGAGGAGGCGCCACGCTTGGTTACGACGATCGTCAAAGCGACTCGTAACCCAAAGCTCATGAAAGGCGGATATCTGCTCGTACCAAGCAGCGACTCGACACGTTGGATCAAACGTTTTGTCGAGCTTCGCCGTCCTTATCTACATATCCACAGCGTGTCGGATGGTGAAGAGGTTGGCATTGTCAGCCTTCGGAATTCAAGAGTCGACAGTTCGCCTGGGATTCTAGGCCTCATGGAAGCAGGTGGCCACGGTTACGATCCCAGCGACGATGGCCAACCGCAGTCACCGGAACAGGCGTACGACGAAACCCCTTCTCCAGCTCCCAGGCCTCGTCAGACATCTGGGCATCGGCGAACATCGTCTGGCCGCTTGATTTCGTCAATCTGGACGGGCTTCAGCGGGGCATCGCGGGCCAACGGTAACGGCGCCGGCCTCGCGGGACTCAGCGAACGGCTCCAGGCTGGCGTGTTTGCCATCTATGGAACGGACAACACATGGCTTTTTGCGGCTCGCAGCGAGCGCGACAAGCTGGACTGGATATTTAGGATTGACCAGAGCTACGTTGCTTCGAGCGCCAGCGCCAGCGGGGCGGCGAGCCCGCTACCTCGTCATGTTCGAGACCCGAATAGGGaggacgagggtgacgatttttCTCATGGTGGTGGTCGTTGAGGACACCTCGATATtattcccccttttttttatgcggcaagataaaaaaaaaaccctattCTTAGACTAATGAGGCTCATGACTTTAGGATGGTATATCGttgcatttcttttttcttcttttctttcaggTGGTTTTGTGTCATCTGCACTATAATCATACCAGCTCGGAAGGATGGATGAGGCGTGCGTGCTTCTATTTTTATGGAGGAACCCGCGGCCACATGCAAagatttttttaaattttcctttgtcacattaatttatatatataccCTTCTTGTAGTTTGGATTTTCCCCCCGGATCATCTCGGGGGGGCCAAGCAGAATGACGACATGAAAGACATCGATCGTTACTGTATCACAAGTTGTTTTTCTATTTTATTCTTTCTTTCAAACAATCTGGGTATAGAAAACCGGAGGCTTGTCAATTTATACCCGTTTCAGCTAAATACTGGGTTCATACAAACCCTTCCATAGAAAAGTTTATACTCTAGATCGCGATTGACGCCTTACACCTGGCTGTTTGTTCTCCCGCCGATATGTGCATGTCTTACACAATGATCAGGCTGCCAAAGCTAGTATTAGAACTAGAAGGACTTGAGATGGGTGGTGAGCAACGAGCTGAAAACAAAGTATCTCGGTACCACTTGGCCTACTTGTTGGTATTGCTTCCCAGGacatgttttctttttcctttcatTCCGTTGGTCAGACAGTCATGCAGTAGAATTCTGCGGCAGAACTATTTTATTACTCAGTCAGTTTCAAAGTACATCAATTGTGAGTGAGCCCTTTATTCTGTTTCTACAACCTATCTATGACCACCCCTCACCCTGCTAAACCCTCCCCTACCCCTCCGTCCGCCCCCAGCGCCGCCCCGAGAGCTACCTCCGCCCGACTGCCCTCCAGGCGGCCTGGCAGGCAAAGACGACGGTGGCGGCCCAGGTGGAAGGGGCGGGTTCCGACCACTtcgtccgccgccgccgccgccgccgccatcgttCCTCCTCTGGTTCCTCGACTCACGCTGTCTGCCGCCACCCGTCCCGTTTGCAGCTGAAGCGCCGGCCGAGCCGTTGATCCTGATCTGCTGGCGACCGGGCGGTGGACCGCGGCTCCGGACGGGCGGCTGGATGAACtcgccctcctcctcgtcgtcgctctCAAAGTAGATGTGGTTCCTCTGCGGCACGATGCTCCTGCCGCCAAAGTCGGGCCGTTCGGGGTCGGGAGGTGGCGGGGGCACCCAGGACACGGGCAGGACGTCGGTGTCTGGGTCGACGTAGAGATCCCGGTTCGCGACGGTCCAGGTGTCGTCCTTGGAGTGAGTCGAAATGTTGCTGTAGAGCCCGCAGTCGCCGCCAAAGTGGTTGTCCGCGCCGCACGAGTAGCAAAAGGCCGGGATGGACTGGACCTTGACGATGTTCTCCGGGTCCGGGTAGTAGGTGCACCACAGGGACTCGCAGTCGTCCTCGAGGTGATCGGTCGCGCAGCAGACGGCGCACTCCAGCTCTGCCTCGCCGGCGGCTGAGGCGAGCTTCTCGGGGCAAGACTTTTTAATGTGACCTAGGTGTTGGCACTTGGTGCACCGCACTCTCTTCGGGCACTGAGCCGAGGTGTGGTCTTGATTTTGGCAGTGTCTGCAGGTGGGCGGCGGGCAGTCGTTTGCGCGATGCCCATTTTTGGCGCAGATGACGCAGAAGTCCGTCTTGGAAGCACGGGGGAAGTAGAGGCGAAGCTGCTCCAGCTCTTCCTCCCGGGATAGCTGGATTTTGCCGCTCCCGCCAGATCCTGGTAGTTGTTGCAGCTGCTTGTCTAGAAGACTGGACGGTTTGTTTTCTGACTTGTCGTCGGGTTCCGATTCGGACATTATCTCTCCCTCGGACAGCTCGGAAGATTCCTCGCCATTACCAACGAAGCCAGAGACGATCTTGTCCACCTGTGAGGATTCTGTGTTCCTGGCGGCCTTCTTGCTTTCCTTACGAACCTGCTCAGGTATGGAAGTGGCTTCCAGGCGGATCAGGTAACCGCGACGCAGCAGTCTGGCATCTGCCTTTGCCACATTGGAGACATTATCCGAGCAGAACTCCTCGCACCAGGCAAGGAACTGCTTCTTTCGACCGACTTTGCCGTCCAACTTGAGCTCCGGAAGCTTCCAATCAATGCTTTTGCGGCGCATTGTGGATCTGTCCGGCGCCTCACTCCCAGATCTGGATCTGGACTTGGACTTGGACCTAGACCTAGATTTGCCGGTGGTCACAGCATCACCATTGCTAGCGGCAGACTCGACGCCCGCCTTGTCATTTGAAGCATCGGCCTTACTCTCAGCGACGTTCGGGTTCTTTGTTTCTGTTGAGTCCGCGCCTATACGGTTCAAGACGCCGCGTGTTTTCAGGGTTGGTAATGCGGCCCCAAACGAGGTCCTAACAACTTTGTGAGAGGCGCTGTTCCAATCGCGAGGGCCTGCAGCGGTAGCTGCTTTATCGTCTTTTTGCGTAGCTTCTTCGACATTGCCCTCTTCATCATCTCCATCATTAGCATCctggtcctcgtcctcgtcatcgtcattatcatcatcaccaccaaTGTCCATATTGGATGTTTCGGTTGGCTCAAGTTCAGGTGAGCCGGGCGATGCAGGTATGGCATCCTCATTCTGAACCTCGGACTCGCCAATTCCTGGGTCGCTCATCCTTAATTTCTTTTGGACCGGCGATGCGTGACTTGAAGATGCGGGTGCATTTTGCTGATCCAGCGCAGGTTCATCTTCAGAAGCCTCATCAAGGGAGCGCTTCTGTCCAGCCGATGCAGGCGCAACCTCGAGCTGTGACTGGTTGTGAACTGGAGACTCTGGTTGCATGCTTGTGGGCATGGCCGAGTCTTGAGCGTGTTCGGCCATCACCGCAGGCAACGTAACGCAACGCAGCCAAGGTTGCGCCGAAAAAATTCCCGATATCACCAAAGGGGAATTGCGGTTATGGACAAGACGCGCTTTGGCATGCGATTTGGAGCTAAAGACTTTGCGTGCACGCGCCAAGCCAAGCCAAAGTAAAAAATAGAAACAAGAGCGTATAACgtattccaaaaaaaaaaaaaaaaaaaaaaaaaaaagagcccgAGATGACgatgcactttttttttgctgttgcTACCCTGAACAAACAAAACAGCTGACACAAACCGGAGCACACTGCCCTGTTTGCCCACTTGAGCAAGCAAATGGGGAGACTACCTGGTCAGACTCGTGTTATACGAAGTAGCTCTCGCGAAAATGGCAAGGTACCACTGGTGGTTTTTGTATTAATATGCCAGGGTTTTTGAGAACCACCGTCAAGGGAAGTTGGACAGTGgattttttctttgctttttttcttttttgtctctgCCGGCATTGCGCGACGTGTCGAATTGCGTGGGAATTCGCTGCATCGACAATCCAATTTCAATATCGCCCCATCATCATACGGAATTTGATTGGATCGACTGCTCGGATTGTGGGGAAATTCATCATCTAGAGCACCGAAGCCAAGGAGGGGTATCCACTGGTTCGGTCGCAGGCCCCAACAATAGCCTGTGGGAAAGGAGCTGGAAGGGGACGACCCTTTGAATGAGCTGTAGTGGATTTGAATCGACCAGAGACACAGTTAGTTGGCCCGAACCAAACAAACTACAACAACGAGAGCAACTGACGCTCAACACTCTATTCACGACAAGCACGCACCAAAGTGTCTTGCAATCATTTGATCAGTGCAATCAACAACTACTACAGTAGAATTAATAGGTAAGTTAAAGCTACACAAACCCAAAAAGTACCATACATATCGACCTGCCTGCCTTGGTATTAGGCGGTGGACCATTTAGGTGCTTGCTGCTCCTTCACGTCCCATCTTTCCAATGCCTCATTGAACCCCGAAAGAGGTCACATTGGCTGAGCCTCTAGCTGCTTGCTGCAAAACGTCATCTGTATCTGGCCaaaggacgaaaaaaaaaatcaacaaAAGCACAAGTAAACTAACTTTCAAACTTCAACCACGGCACAGTCTCTACCGCTCGCCCGCGATCCCCCGCGCCACGTTCTTTCCAGTCCAACGCTTCCCATCtcgactttgtttgtttgcgtCCTCTCGCAATCTTTGCTCAACCACCTTTTGCGCACCACACTAAGCGCTAGCCGTCGAGGTTCTTAATATTCAACGTCGATTTGACATCGCCAAACACATACGctgcttttttgtttttcttttttgtctccAGCCTCGCCTGGATTTTGACTTTTCTGGCTTGACCGGCTGCAGCGCAAAAGGTCGTATTCTGCCTTTGTCACAAGCTTCTCAGCTGCGACAATAAGGGGCAAAACATACACAGGCATAAACACGCACCTTGAGACGGGACAAGGAACAGAAaggcaaacaagaaaaaaaaaaccccccaagaTCTCGACACGTTCGAGATCGCTCACCTGCTCCCTCCGCTGTGTTAGACGGCTTCCCGCCGCCACACCGTCAAGCTGTCTTCCCCGATCCTTATCCCTCGGATCGTCTCGTACGACGCGGGCACCAACGTTCCCCGCCGAGGTGGTGCTTACAGTACGAATCCGATGGTTCCCGACAACAAGACTGGCCGCCGGAGGAGGTCTAGCAGCATCCTCCAAGTCTACCATGAGCCGCAAGAGCCCATCGATCAGCTCAACGACCAGTCTACGCTGCCCAACCTGAATGCGGAATGGGTTAATGCCAAGGGTgagcttttttcttttgttctcttttttGCATGAGAAATTTGCCCGGTTCACCTTGCCGAAGCTCTTTACCTTTGCGACGAGGTCCATGAAGCGTCGCATGGGCTGAACCTTGGTTGGAGTTGTGGGCTTGGCTGGCTGGAGCTTGGTATGGCGTGATAATTCTAAACCGAAGCTAACATGTTTTTTTCTGCTCCCTCTAGGCGCTTGGGGCATCCACATCGTGCTCATCATTGCCCTCAAGATCCTCTACGATGTGATTCCCGGTGTGTCACAAGAGACTTCATGGACGCTGGTCAACATCTCGTACATGCTAGGCTCATACATCATGTTTCATTACGTCAGGGGCGTCCCTTTTGAATTTAACGCCGGTGCATACGACAACCTGAACATGTGGGAGCAGATAGACGATGGCGCACAGTACACTCCTGCCAAAAAGTTCCTGCTGAGTGTGCCCATTGTGCTTTTCCTGCTGAGCACACATTACACCCATTACGACTTGACATATTTCACCATCAACTTCCTGGCCGTGTTGGGTGTTGTCATTCCGAAGCTGCCTTTTGTAAGCATTATTCAGTTTTCCTATCTGTATTGTTGTCTCGTCGTGGTGGATGCCTCTGTGGTTTTGTTCGCGCCACGGCGGTTTTCTACGCATGGACTGACTTAAAATCTCGTATACAGAGCCACCGCATGAGGGTTGGTTTGTTTTCTGGGCCGCCGGAGGATCAATGATGGAGGACCACAACTGGATCGCCGATCACCATACTTTGTTTTGTGTCGGGACGGGCATTTTGTTGGGGATGGAGGGATTTGGTGCTGCTAACTATGATTTCGAACTGCAACCGCCTACTCACTCACACCCAAGTGAGCCCGCAGAACGTCGAGGTTCTCACGGCAAATGGCTGCGGTCGGACCCCGTCTGGTCGACAGGTAGAGTGGAATCGCCAGATTTAGTCGAGTTTATCAAGCACTTTGCGGGTTTGGCTTTGAGCTTGAGCAGTTGTCCTGCTCTGCTCTACGTCATTCAACGCACTCAATCCATCCTGATTTTCCTCATAAAATAGCCACAGAGCGCTCTAAGTGAAGAATTCTCACTATCTACACCGACGGCTGCCGCCACAAGCGTACAATTGGGGGCTTTCGTTGCATCTTGAAGGCAGATGGCTGGAAGCTTGAGGGCTATTGTTGAGCCAGGCTTCGATTATAGCAATATGCACATCTTCAGGGGGTTTATCAAACATGTTGACAACTCAACCTAGGGAAGTGCTAGAGAAGCGTCGTCGACTTTGTCTACTTTGAGGCTGCATAAACTAGCGTTATATCCTGCTGTTAGGGTGAAAAATGGGTCATGGTGGCATTGGAATAAGGTGAGGGTATGTGTGGACAGCAGCTTCTCGATGACCAGTCAGTCGGCATGGACGTCTATAAGAGAAGGCCCAGATCTCCCTGGATCCTAGGGAATGGCCTTGGCTGATCCTCTACCATAAGGCAATCTTCATTGCATCCCAACAGTCTTGAGTCGCTTCGAGCCCTGCCCATTCTttaccccctttttttctcaatCATCTTTCACACAATGAAGACCACAGCCTTCctcgccctggccgccgtcGGCCTCGTGGCGGCCTCTCCCCAGCACAAGGTTGTCAAGCCCGtcatcacggccaggcagaaCAACGCGCAGGCCACTCCGGTGACGGCCACTGCCATCGCGACCATctccaccacggccacggCTGCCAACCAGATCATCGTCGCCTCCACCACGGTCTTTGCCACGGCCACGCCCGAGACCACCACCGTCACCGTCACGTCGACCGAGACCGTGTCGGAGACCCCGATCCCCACCGTCACCGTCACCGCCCACTGgggtcaccaccaccacggcggtcaccatcaccacgacgactatgatgatgatgactacgatgacgatgactaTGGAAAGCAGAAGTGAGCCGAGTACTTTTTTC
The Pyricularia oryzae 70-15 chromosome 1, whole genome shotgun sequence DNA segment above includes these coding regions:
- a CDS encoding kinesin-II 85 kDa subunit → MAGGNIKVVVRCRPFNSREKDRGAKCIVEMRGNQTILTAPEGANKKDQGQKVFAFDRSYWSFDKEAPNYAGQSNLHTDLGIPLLDNAFQGYNNCIFAYGQTGSGKSYSMMGYGKDYGIMRLICQDMFERIGKLQTDSNSKCTVEVSYLEIYNERVRDLLNPSTKSNLKVREHPSTGPYVEDLAKLAVSSFQEIEHLMDEGNKARTVAATNMNETSSRSHAVFTLMLTQKSFDVETNMAMEKVAKISLVDLAGSERATSTGATGARLKEGAEINRSLSTLGRVIAALADLSTGKKKKGGATGQVPYRDSVLTWLLKDSLGGNSMTAMIAAISPADINFDETLSTLRYADSAKRIKNHAVVNEDANARMIRELKEELAMLKTKLGGGGGGGGAGGSGSAVPPDEIYAEGTPLEQQIVSITAADGTVKKVSKAEIAEQLSQSEKLLTDLNQTWEEKLQKTEEIHKEREAALEELGINIEKGFIGLSTPKKIPHLVNLSDDPLLAECLVYNLKPGTTIVGNVESNGEHQANIRLNGSGILHEHCIFDNAQDGTVTLIPQPGAAVMVNGKRIAEPKQLHSGYRVILGDFHIFRFNHPMEARAERTEQSLLRQSLTASQLQNLDKATSPMAAKYGHARSVSKAGSDFGADSRPDSPGPFQRDGRDNDWSFARREAASAILGSDQNITNLTDEELNGLFEKLLKEREERVNGRDGEDETESMSSYPMREKYLSTGTIDNFSLDTALTIPSTPRQGEGDEKLREAQEEMQSQLEKRKEEFQGQLKTAEAANVEVEEIRKEKARMEDELVTLKAEMQKQLEVQRKTFEDKIERLDPLKRPKANPKLSEAEIKRAKDVVKHWKNRRYVHMAETLLQNASTLKEAQVMSQELEEHVSFQFTVVDVGHVLCSSYDMVLNGLPGEGDDVALEEAPKPCIGVRVIDYRDSSVRLWSLEKLHDRVRQMRQMYQYLDEPEYSQHLSFDNPFVENCMPQYTLVGETDVPLRAVFESRVQDFTLDVLSPHTSHVIGIIKLSLEPSSARAPSNTLKFNVVMSEMVGFAEREGTEVHAQLFIPGVSEEDGVTTTQMISDFDEGPIRFESVHSMSVPLFGSQGISLRIAIFAKVSTMHLDKLLSWDDMRDAVPVSRGKQKAARISESHFYTEEKHDLLARVQIMEMDENGEYLPVEVTQTSELDAGTFQLHQGLQRRIAINLSHSSGDALPWDDIMSVKVGKIQLVDHAGKTPDMGNITPDIAMKLASKPVFRQNANGTRNVTMIGQWDSSLHGSLLLDRVTADKYKVQMSISWEVASEKLAEPMKFSMNVFCQIMSRNFVRQSSLLSSLWQSVRIVKSTTGIFTMSMRPAPIKRVGDIWRLNSQHDYVKGEETLTSWTPRGVSLISDFIASKRKRRRIAEVGAVQNFVRRIGYPQPRIQPLTDDDALDEDIPPPKLPDDIESINELLQDTPEVSQVLSPPAETNGEAEPKTPTDAGSEGEAGIEPEPEAEEPTLTISDLAAVKPEYDERESALLTKCYELLKPHPDPLQAILSPLNTSPPANGVTEAPEEAPRLVTTIVKATRNPKLMKGGYLLVPSSDSTRWIKRFVELRRPYLHIHSVSDGEEVGIVSLRNSRVDSSPGILGLMEAGGHGYDPSDDGQPQSPEQAYDETPSPAPRPRQTSGHRRTSSGRLISSIWTGFSGASRANGNGAGLAGLSERLQAGVFAIYGTDNTWLFAARSERDKLDWIFRIDQSYVASSASASGAASPLPRHVRDPNREDEGDDFSHGGGR